The genome window TCAAGTGAATCTGCGCCCGGTCATTAATCAAATTCGGGAAGAATATAAAGATAAGCCCGGGACTGCTGCCCGGAAGGAACGCATAGCCAAGGAACAAAAGGCGCGAAAAGACGCTGGTTACCGGCTCAGTGCTGGGTGTTTACCGGTCTTTATCCAGTTGCCCTTCTTCTTAGGTTTATATCGCGTCTTGATCCATATGGCTCGGCCCAAAGGTGGTCTTGGGACGACGGAACACCAGCCCATTGGTTTCTTAACCAGTCAAGATGTGGGGCAATTTCTTCAAGCTAAGGCTTTTGGTGTTCCTTTGCCGGCCTATGCGGCTATGGCGTCGGAACGTTTACAGGCAATGGGCACGGATAAGTCAACGATTTATACCTTGGCCGTTCCGCTCGTTCTTATCGCGTCGACCTTTACGACGATTAACATGTCGTATTCTACGTACCGCAGTTATCGTCAGCTAGAGCACGACAATCCCATCGCTGTGAGGATGCAGAAGATCATCATTCCTATGGCGATCATGGGTAGTGCCAGCCCCTTGTTATTCGGCCTGACGAGTCCGGTTCCGGTGGCCATCTTGTTCTACTGGGTGGGGAATAACTTGTGGACGATGAGCCAAAACATTTTGCTCTATCGAACAATCGATAAAAAGTATCCCTACACTCAGGAATTTCGTGAACATTTTGCACGGACGAAGGCTGAGCATGATGAGAAAAAGCACGCTAAGAAAGAGAAAAAGCGCACCCTGAAGCGAAATAAGTGGCGCCGTCGGGGGAGGGGATTGATACGACCTTGGCGGATTCCGGCCCTATGGTTGGAAGGCCATCGAGAGAAAAAGGCCTATAAGCAGGAGAAGAAACAGGCGAAGCTGGATAAGAAGCGGGAGAAGCAGGAGAAGAGAGCGGCTGATCGAGAGGCCGATAGACAAGCCCGGCAGGCCGCGGCGGCGGCAGCCGCGCGTGCGAACAGGCCCCAGATTAAGGCGATTGAGACTGGCCGGCATGCTCTGAAAGAGACGCTAGAGACCCCAGAGCTGGATGAGAAGCGGAAGAAAATCGTTGCGGCCCAGACGCATGGAGCGATGGTGCCACAACAAATAGCGCATACTGCGAAAAAGCCGAAGAAGCGCCGTGGACCGTCGTATTCGGGTTGGGGGCCGCGCGAATAGACCGCGTCAATAGGCCGCGGCTTGTCTGCGCTTCAATGACTAGAGCTGTAAGTGTTCAATCACTGTTTCGGCAATCTTCTGTGTTTTCACAGTCTGGGTTTGATCGGAGTGGACAATAACGACCACTGGCCCTTTGCGAATGGCATACACTGCCGAATTCTCCGCTTGAGCGCGATACCCCTCCCACCCCGTCGGTTGGTTGGTGTGTTCAACGTCGCCACCGCTGACGGAATTGTCTGCATTCTTTGTAATTGTTGCGCCATCATCCGTCGTTCCCGGGTGAGTGATAGCCGCGCTGATCATATCGATAGCTGCTTGTTCGTTTTTAGCTGTCCGAATGATTGTTTGCGCTTGGGGCGTATTTCCGTAAGAAAGCCATTGGCAGGCTGGGGGATTAAACCGCTTATCGACGGACACCCCGGTGACGCGTTGGCCGTTCAGGTCTGCCATGTCCTGATTGGCCAAGTACGGGCACGGCGTCGAGTCTGAAGCGTCAGAGGAGGGTCGGGCATCGATGGGGAGGCCGTCGGCGGCCACCTCGGCTGAGACGGCCTGAGAGCTGGCTGTAGAGCCATCTGAGTCCGATCCGCTCGATCCGTCGCTAGAACATGCAGCCAGCGATAGTGCGGTGATGGCGGCAAGGACGGTGGAGAAGGCCACACGGGAGCTCTTGTGGCGTGTGAGGTGTCGTTTCATGCGTCGATTGTGGTTCGTGTATTTGTTGCAGGCGTTATCGGAACCGAAATGTCGGAATCGATATGTCGTGAAAAAAGCGATGAACAC of Corynebacterium kroppenstedtii DSM 44385 contains these proteins:
- the yidC gene encoding membrane protein insertase YidC codes for the protein MIYSLFAYPVSGVIKLWHVLLTALGADPISSWIASLFLLVMTVRLILLPFAYAQYKSTRIQVNLRPVINQIREEYKDKPGTAARKERIAKEQKARKDAGYRLSAGCLPVFIQLPFFLGLYRVLIHMARPKGGLGTTEHQPIGFLTSQDVGQFLQAKAFGVPLPAYAAMASERLQAMGTDKSTIYTLAVPLVLIASTFTTINMSYSTYRSYRQLEHDNPIAVRMQKIIIPMAIMGSASPLLFGLTSPVPVAILFYWVGNNLWTMSQNILLYRTIDKKYPYTQEFREHFARTKAEHDEKKHAKKEKKRTLKRNKWRRRGRGLIRPWRIPALWLEGHREKKAYKQEKKQAKLDKKREKQEKRAADREADRQARQAAAAAAARANRPQIKAIETGRHALKETLETPELDEKRKKIVAAQTHGAMVPQQIAHTAKKPKKRRGPSYSGWGPRE
- a CDS encoding DUF2020 domain-containing protein; protein product: MKRHLTRHKSSRVAFSTVLAAITALSLAACSSDGSSGSDSDGSTASSQAVSAEVAADGLPIDARPSSDASDSTPCPYLANQDMADLNGQRVTGVSVDKRFNPPACQWLSYGNTPQAQTIIRTAKNEQAAIDMISAAITHPGTTDDGATITKNADNSVSGGDVEHTNQPTGWEGYRAQAENSAVYAIRKGPVVVIVHSDQTQTVKTQKIAETVIEHLQL